One part of the Prochlorococcus marinus str. MIT 9313 genome encodes these proteins:
- a CDS encoding cyclic nucleotide-binding domain-containing protein has protein sequence MWGQEPQLQRVRERLKLLLSTHANALHPKTLYAKPGELLLKQDAPAKHLLLLTQGKVAIEIQQQGQSPHTLTVIEAEALLGEMGLFGDGTHSADVRVVDGPAELLQINGNDLLKALIYDSELLIELLALMSERVRNTNKIITLLLDGINGACKRDDILLDKALQDLKSLNQFVSQTAEQLKHHYRKNE, from the coding sequence ATGTGGGGACAAGAGCCTCAACTTCAGCGAGTCCGCGAGCGACTGAAGTTACTGCTGTCGACCCACGCCAATGCACTCCATCCCAAAACCTTGTATGCCAAGCCAGGAGAGCTGCTCCTCAAGCAAGACGCGCCAGCCAAGCACCTGCTTCTACTGACTCAAGGAAAGGTGGCGATTGAGATCCAACAACAAGGTCAATCTCCTCACACGCTGACAGTGATAGAAGCCGAAGCATTATTGGGGGAGATGGGCCTATTCGGCGATGGCACCCACTCTGCTGATGTCCGGGTGGTTGATGGACCTGCGGAACTACTCCAAATCAACGGTAACGATCTACTCAAAGCACTGATCTATGACTCCGAACTGCTGATCGAACTGCTTGCTCTGATGAGTGAGCGTGTCCGCAATACCAATAAGATAATCACATTGCTACTTGATGGAATTAACGGAGCCTGCAAAAGAGATGATATCTTGTTGGACAAAGCACTCCAAGACTTAAAAAGTCTGAACCAGTTCGTTTCACAAACTGCCGAACAACTGAAACACCACTATAGGAAAAATGAATAA
- a CDS encoding CHASE2 domain-containing protein, which produces MVTKGKWIKRQAAVLSLGVVIGGIGLLYPSQIELLELAFVDAAQELRGPRRVPDGITIVAIDDFSLQQASNTDLSERRDLRSLQHWPWPRKIYATVLDRLFACGVKAVAVDLLFDSPSIYGPNDDQVLAVSLKRFQPKVVLAAQVLESRGAVGGLSLLRATPALSAALGTNQHGLLNGFQDADGVIRQRPNTYATTVSKSLGKNTPLSLGVALLQAAELPVEHHVKWDGWLPLLDPYGPPRTIPTLSIWQLLEPNSYAALKESGQLRDQLVLIGPTATSLQDLHQTAFARGAGMPGVEVHATEIANQIEGRALLFPHKSPGWSLLLGVMVVLMALASQRWERPLTRLGLLTAIAAGLLLLSLLFIALLGLEVGLVSLSAGALAAGVISSAGATLKLQWQKRRLRQSLGRYLSPAVAAEIANQPEEADDILGGRLTEVVVLMTDIRSFTSFTQSMSESGQVPRLVERLNLYFSEVVEAIHQRGGTVDKFIGDAALAVFGAPIKRSSQVDAKAAIEAALDIEKRLAKLNQHWNNKGEKSWEQVVVLSFGTVISGNIGSRSRMDYTVIGDAVNTASRLEKIAKQSNQTVVMSEEVAQLLGDQWTLQNLGLYEIRGQKAQHVYAIKSVHSKVKFLNESSKE; this is translated from the coding sequence ATGGTAACAAAGGGCAAGTGGATCAAGCGCCAAGCGGCTGTCTTAAGCCTTGGAGTGGTGATTGGCGGCATTGGATTGCTCTATCCCAGCCAAATAGAGCTTCTTGAACTGGCATTTGTCGATGCTGCCCAAGAGCTTCGTGGCCCACGTCGGGTTCCTGATGGCATCACGATCGTGGCCATTGACGACTTCAGCCTGCAACAAGCATCCAATACAGATCTCAGTGAGAGAAGAGATTTACGTAGTTTGCAGCATTGGCCATGGCCGCGAAAAATCTACGCAACGGTTTTGGATCGCCTGTTTGCCTGTGGAGTGAAGGCTGTTGCTGTTGACCTGCTCTTCGATAGCCCAAGTATCTATGGCCCAAATGACGATCAGGTCTTAGCCGTCAGCTTAAAGCGCTTCCAACCCAAAGTAGTATTGGCAGCACAAGTGCTCGAAAGCCGTGGTGCTGTAGGAGGCCTAAGCCTTCTACGTGCCACCCCTGCACTTAGCGCTGCATTGGGAACAAACCAACACGGACTACTCAATGGATTCCAAGATGCTGATGGTGTGATCCGCCAACGCCCGAATACCTACGCCACCACGGTCAGCAAGAGTCTTGGCAAAAACACTCCTCTTAGCCTTGGGGTTGCGCTCTTACAAGCTGCAGAACTACCAGTGGAGCATCATGTGAAATGGGATGGTTGGTTGCCACTCCTCGATCCCTACGGCCCACCGCGCACGATTCCGACACTTTCCATCTGGCAGCTGCTTGAGCCAAACAGCTATGCCGCATTGAAAGAGTCTGGGCAACTGCGCGATCAACTCGTCCTAATCGGTCCAACGGCTACATCACTACAAGACTTACACCAAACAGCATTTGCAAGAGGTGCAGGCATGCCTGGCGTGGAAGTCCACGCGACGGAAATCGCCAATCAAATAGAAGGCCGCGCCCTGCTGTTCCCCCACAAATCGCCTGGATGGTCGCTGTTGCTAGGAGTGATGGTGGTACTGATGGCTTTGGCCTCTCAGCGCTGGGAACGTCCTCTTACTCGCCTGGGATTGCTGACGGCGATTGCTGCAGGCCTACTGCTACTAAGCCTCCTATTCATTGCCCTACTTGGCCTTGAGGTTGGTTTGGTGAGCCTGTCTGCTGGAGCACTCGCAGCAGGAGTCATCAGTAGTGCTGGTGCCACATTGAAACTCCAATGGCAAAAACGACGCCTACGACAAAGCCTAGGGCGCTACTTATCACCAGCCGTAGCCGCGGAGATCGCCAATCAACCTGAGGAAGCAGATGACATCCTGGGTGGACGACTCACGGAAGTCGTGGTGTTAATGACCGATATTCGCAGCTTCACCAGCTTCACCCAATCCATGTCAGAAAGTGGTCAAGTACCCCGACTGGTTGAAAGGCTAAACCTCTATTTCTCGGAAGTTGTAGAAGCCATCCATCAACGGGGAGGCACGGTGGATAAATTCATTGGCGATGCCGCCTTGGCTGTTTTTGGAGCACCAATCAAGCGAAGCAGTCAGGTGGATGCAAAAGCCGCCATCGAAGCAGCTTTAGATATCGAGAAACGGCTAGCAAAGCTCAATCAACACTGGAACAATAAAGGTGAAAAATCCTGGGAACAGGTGGTTGTGCTTAGTTTTGGCACTGTGATCAGCGGCAACATTGGCTCCCGCAGCCGGATGGATTACACGGTGATAGGCGATGCTGTCAACACTGCTAGCCGGCTCGAAAAAATAGCCAAACAAAGCAATCAAACAGTGGTTATGAGCGAGGAAGTAGCTCAACTCCTCGGCGACCAATGGACCCTACAAAACTTAGGACTATATGAGATACGAGGCCAGAAAGCACAGCACGTGTACGCGATTAAAAGCGTCCATAGCAAAGTCAAATTCCTGAATGAATCAAGTAAAGAATAA
- a CDS encoding Crp/Fnr family transcriptional regulator, protein MAVFSVQQLQAVQFFSALTTDDCEQLLDRHLESSHGADQVFVMEQDWGESVFLLCSGMAKVRSYTADGDEVVMSVLGEGDLFGEMAVLDAAPRSADVVALTPVKLLKMRASPFVTLLRKEVGFAIALAQLEASRLRDLNQRFAIQTSDATTRLLNALAYLARKSSSADDPKVAIPPLAQRELGLMAGLSRETASRTLSKLRSRGTLEEVEGCLRLVDLQPLVKRGLLPLGA, encoded by the coding sequence ATGGCTGTTTTTAGCGTTCAGCAGTTGCAGGCTGTGCAATTTTTTTCGGCTTTAACAACGGATGATTGTGAGCAATTATTGGATCGCCATCTTGAGTCCAGTCACGGTGCTGACCAGGTTTTCGTGATGGAGCAAGACTGGGGTGAATCGGTTTTTCTGTTGTGCTCAGGCATGGCCAAAGTTCGCAGTTATACGGCTGATGGCGATGAAGTTGTGATGTCAGTGTTGGGGGAGGGGGACCTGTTTGGTGAGATGGCTGTTCTTGATGCCGCACCCAGGTCTGCTGATGTTGTGGCCTTAACGCCAGTGAAACTTTTGAAGATGAGAGCGTCGCCTTTTGTGACTTTGCTGCGCAAGGAAGTGGGCTTTGCGATTGCCCTTGCTCAGCTTGAGGCATCTCGCTTGCGGGATCTCAATCAGCGTTTTGCAATCCAGACCAGTGATGCCACGACGCGCTTACTCAATGCATTGGCTTACTTGGCTCGCAAGAGTTCTTCTGCTGATGATCCCAAAGTGGCGATTCCGCCGTTAGCTCAAAGGGAGTTGGGTCTCATGGCAGGTTTGTCCAGGGAGACTGCCTCCCGGACATTGAGCAAGCTGCGCAGTCGTGGAACACTGGAGGAGGTCGAAGGCTGCCTGCGTTTGGTGGATCTGCAGCCGCTCGTTAAACGAGGCCTGTTGCCGCTTGGCGCTTAG
- the speA gene encoding biosynthetic arginine decarboxylase, with product MSAADPIQDNKSWTVADSAALYGLDHWGHPYFSANANGHVQVQPRGDQGSCLDLVELVEELKSRNLNLPLLIRFDDILEDRLERLHSAFEEAISKYGYAGRYQGVFPVKCNQQRHVVEQLVESGRQWHFGLEAGSKAELLIALSLVNDPEALLICNGYKDQRYIETAILARRLGRQPVVVIEQPDEVERIIRSSQELGAAPFLGVRAKLTTRSTGHWSSSVGEKAKFGLSVPDLLATVEALRQADLLSDLRLLHFHIGSQINDIAVLKDALQEAAQIYVELTKLGAPMGYLDVGGGLGVDYDGSRSASAASTNYSLQNYANDVVATVRECCKPHGITLPILVSESGRAIASHFSILVFDVLGTGTVPGAIPKQTVEEPLTIHNLRETLSGVMATQKGAVSEISRLQEAWNDAIKFKEDALAAFRLGYISLPERALAEQLTGACAEAIMGQLPCNETIPDDLQSLRAVLASTYYANLSIFRSAPDTWAIEQLFPLMPIHRLNEEPTQLGHFADLTCDSDGKLDRFIGNGQTKTLLELHNLRQNEAYMIGMFLAGAYQEVMGNLHNLFGSTNAVHIRLTTAGGYQVDHVVRGNTNSEVLEAMEHNPELLLERLRLASELAIQRGELKINDVRRLMDHLEASLRQTTYLQG from the coding sequence ATGTCGGCAGCCGACCCCATCCAGGACAACAAGTCATGGACCGTTGCAGACAGTGCAGCTCTCTATGGCCTCGATCACTGGGGACACCCTTACTTCTCAGCCAACGCTAACGGCCACGTGCAGGTCCAGCCACGCGGCGATCAAGGCAGCTGCCTGGATCTGGTGGAACTGGTAGAGGAGCTCAAAAGCCGTAACCTCAACTTGCCTCTGCTGATCCGCTTTGATGACATCCTCGAAGACCGGCTAGAGAGGCTGCACAGCGCCTTCGAAGAAGCTATTAGCAAATACGGATACGCCGGTCGATATCAAGGCGTATTCCCGGTGAAGTGCAACCAACAGCGCCACGTCGTAGAACAACTGGTAGAAAGTGGTCGCCAATGGCACTTTGGCCTAGAGGCTGGCAGCAAGGCTGAGCTGCTGATTGCTCTTTCACTCGTCAACGACCCAGAGGCACTACTGATCTGTAACGGCTACAAAGATCAGCGCTACATCGAAACCGCGATCCTGGCCCGCAGGCTTGGTCGCCAACCTGTGGTAGTGATTGAACAACCCGATGAAGTGGAACGGATTATCCGCTCCAGCCAAGAACTTGGCGCAGCACCCTTCCTCGGTGTACGAGCAAAGCTAACGACACGCAGTACGGGCCACTGGAGTAGCTCAGTAGGCGAGAAAGCCAAGTTCGGTCTCTCAGTGCCGGATCTGCTAGCCACAGTGGAAGCCTTAAGACAAGCTGATCTACTTAGCGATCTGCGCCTACTGCACTTCCACATCGGGAGCCAAATCAACGACATCGCTGTACTCAAAGACGCGCTTCAAGAGGCAGCGCAAATTTACGTAGAGCTGACCAAGCTGGGAGCCCCCATGGGGTATTTGGATGTTGGGGGTGGTCTGGGTGTCGACTACGACGGCAGCCGCAGCGCTAGCGCAGCATCGACCAACTACTCCCTACAAAACTACGCCAATGATGTAGTCGCAACGGTGCGCGAATGCTGTAAACCCCATGGCATCACTTTGCCTATCCTTGTGAGCGAAAGCGGACGCGCGATCGCTAGTCATTTCTCAATACTCGTGTTCGATGTACTGGGTACAGGAACTGTCCCAGGAGCTATCCCCAAGCAAACAGTAGAGGAACCCCTCACCATTCACAACCTTAGGGAGACGCTCTCAGGAGTTATGGCAACTCAAAAGGGTGCTGTATCTGAAATATCGCGCCTACAGGAAGCATGGAACGACGCGATCAAATTCAAAGAAGATGCCCTCGCCGCCTTCCGCTTGGGTTACATCAGCCTGCCAGAGCGGGCTCTGGCAGAACAACTTACAGGGGCTTGCGCCGAAGCAATTATGGGCCAATTGCCTTGCAACGAAACAATTCCCGACGACTTACAAAGTTTAAGAGCTGTTCTCGCTAGCACCTACTACGCCAACCTTTCAATATTTCGTTCAGCCCCAGACACCTGGGCCATCGAACAACTCTTCCCGCTCATGCCGATTCATCGATTGAATGAAGAGCCAACTCAGCTAGGTCACTTCGCTGACCTCACCTGCGACTCCGACGGCAAACTGGACCGCTTCATCGGGAATGGGCAAACCAAAACTCTGCTGGAGCTTCACAACCTGCGCCAAAACGAGGCTTACATGATTGGCATGTTTCTCGCCGGTGCTTACCAGGAAGTGATGGGCAATCTGCACAACCTGTTCGGCAGTACCAATGCAGTGCACATCCGTTTAACAACTGCTGGTGGCTACCAGGTGGACCACGTTGTGCGAGGCAACACCAATTCCGAGGTGCTCGAAGCCATGGAGCACAACCCTGAGCTCCTGCTAGAGAGGCTGCGCTTGGCTAGTGAACTTGCGATTCAACGAGGTGAGCTAAAGATCAACGATGTGCGCCGGCTGATGGACCATCTAGAAGCGAGCCTGCGTCAGACCACGTACCTTCAAGGCTAG